Proteins encoded in a region of the Tautonia rosea genome:
- a CDS encoding hybrid sensor histidine kinase/response regulator: protein MMPGPNRPEHADVADRLNHFRAQLAAAEAPHEGWPAAVRSALEPLLANEALSEEPDLAEALGRLVLIAEVGDCLDPEDSEGIKTLRTFFLEAVDRLTESLTLGNPSEAMAWIVQESDTHWGAYLAIIDPSVVASGSAFDPEPESLPEPESLTFADHGGIDAAALIRSLTGMIDETSPEPEPIPEPEPNQTTEMASPTIPTEPPTIQAPEPRIHDQPRPAAPDSSPHPEAEVAGLELDPELQAILIADLADLLARIQDLVLRLGPGDNAQTLHELGRCYHTLKGASGSVGLTSLAQRIHELEDAIEAGSGSAEGPLIGRMEESLSWIEGTLDALRGSSSTSQPEPIGAIDQETSDTPGNQNTSSEPITSNEALTDGDGLIRMPVARFEELMDLCSELLTRRRVWSEQADRMKQLALSGRQCSQRLRGSVDRLEEALPIDTIRCTSSRDPLDDELAAQVRRMIEQAEDLAVLAATAREAAVPMASEAEDLSRLSLRLWDGLQSIRIVPVRGVFQRLIRVARDAARIEGRTIDVTLIGEDTGADRVLLDKAYEPLLHIVRNAVGHGIEAPDDRRKAGKPPEGRITLEARREGNTVVLEVKDDGRGLDYEAIAEKGRRLGLIGPHEQPSIERLSALIFHSGFSTRGQANAVSGRGVGMDVVAGEVEALRGRVELTSHPGRGTRLAIRLPARIALEHMMVVRVRGQAFAVPTSAINAVHRASAVEPGSLGNGPSARIDDRWLPLIDLAPVMGFSGPSRESCPIVLVVTSEMGAVALQVDGIDSPQELVLKPLGSLLVGNPAISGAGLSTGGEVIPALDVAGLLRLAREGDAPIVFDPEPVGQQPVALVVDDSLSVRRIASRHLRALGFDLEEASDGEEALGKLRTRRFDLVMTDLEMPRMDGFALLAELRRTGVLETSRVIVTSTLSDPATRRRVFELGAAAFVPKPVDPEELATAVGPVIDHRTLGTVSPGVVTESPNLTA, encoded by the coding sequence ATGATGCCCGGACCGAACCGGCCGGAACACGCCGACGTGGCCGATCGGCTCAATCACTTCCGTGCCCAGCTCGCAGCGGCGGAGGCACCTCACGAAGGCTGGCCCGCCGCCGTTCGAAGCGCGCTCGAACCGCTTCTTGCGAACGAAGCCCTCTCCGAAGAACCCGATCTCGCCGAAGCCCTTGGCAGGCTCGTTCTAATTGCAGAGGTCGGCGATTGTCTCGACCCCGAGGACTCCGAAGGGATCAAGACCTTGCGAACGTTCTTCCTGGAGGCCGTTGATCGACTGACCGAGAGCTTGACCCTCGGAAATCCGAGCGAGGCCATGGCCTGGATCGTTCAGGAATCGGACACTCACTGGGGAGCATATCTTGCCATCATCGATCCCTCGGTGGTGGCCAGTGGGTCCGCGTTCGACCCCGAACCGGAATCACTCCCGGAACCTGAGTCTCTGACATTCGCTGATCACGGAGGCATTGATGCCGCAGCGTTGATCCGATCGCTCACGGGAATGATCGACGAGACGTCTCCGGAACCGGAACCCATTCCCGAACCGGAACCGAACCAAACCACCGAGATGGCCTCCCCCACCATCCCCACCGAACCCCCAACGATCCAGGCTCCTGAGCCTCGCATCCACGATCAGCCCAGACCGGCCGCCCCAGACTCATCTCCTCACCCAGAGGCTGAGGTCGCAGGGCTGGAGCTTGATCCCGAACTCCAGGCCATCCTCATCGCGGACCTGGCGGACCTGCTCGCCAGGATTCAAGACCTTGTTCTTCGACTCGGACCCGGTGACAACGCACAAACACTCCACGAACTCGGCCGGTGTTACCACACCCTGAAAGGGGCCTCGGGAAGTGTCGGACTCACCTCACTCGCCCAGCGCATTCATGAGCTGGAGGATGCGATCGAGGCAGGCAGCGGCTCGGCCGAGGGGCCGCTGATCGGCCGTATGGAGGAATCTCTCTCCTGGATCGAGGGAACCCTCGACGCATTGCGAGGCTCCAGCAGCACCTCGCAACCGGAGCCGATCGGAGCGATCGACCAGGAAACCTCTGACACACCAGGCAATCAGAACACCTCCTCAGAGCCGATCACCTCGAACGAGGCGTTGACCGACGGAGATGGCCTGATCCGCATGCCCGTGGCGCGATTCGAGGAGCTGATGGATCTCTGCTCCGAGCTGCTCACCCGACGTCGCGTCTGGTCAGAACAGGCCGACCGGATGAAGCAGCTCGCCCTCTCGGGTCGGCAATGCAGTCAGCGACTCCGGGGAAGCGTCGATCGACTGGAGGAAGCGTTGCCGATCGACACGATCCGATGCACCTCGAGTCGCGACCCCCTTGACGATGAACTGGCCGCCCAGGTTCGGAGGATGATCGAGCAAGCCGAGGATCTGGCCGTCCTGGCTGCCACGGCCCGCGAGGCCGCAGTTCCCATGGCCAGTGAAGCCGAAGACCTTTCTCGCCTCAGTTTACGTCTTTGGGACGGATTGCAATCGATCCGGATCGTGCCCGTTCGAGGCGTGTTTCAACGACTGATTCGCGTCGCCCGAGACGCTGCTCGCATCGAGGGGCGAACGATTGACGTGACCTTGATTGGTGAAGACACCGGCGCCGATCGCGTCTTGCTCGATAAAGCCTACGAACCACTTTTGCACATCGTCCGCAATGCCGTCGGCCACGGAATCGAGGCTCCCGACGATCGTCGAAAGGCGGGTAAACCGCCGGAAGGCCGAATCACGCTCGAAGCCCGTCGCGAGGGAAACACCGTGGTCCTCGAAGTCAAGGACGACGGTCGAGGCCTTGATTACGAAGCCATTGCCGAGAAAGGACGACGGCTCGGGTTGATCGGCCCGCACGAGCAACCGAGCATCGAGCGCCTCAGCGCCTTAATCTTTCATTCCGGTTTCTCGACCCGAGGCCAGGCCAATGCCGTCTCCGGACGAGGAGTCGGTATGGACGTGGTCGCCGGGGAAGTCGAAGCCCTTCGCGGAAGGGTTGAATTAACCTCGCACCCTGGCCGAGGAACCCGGCTGGCCATCCGATTGCCAGCTCGTATCGCGCTCGAACATATGATGGTCGTCCGCGTCCGAGGTCAGGCGTTCGCGGTGCCAACCTCCGCGATCAACGCCGTCCATCGGGCTTCGGCGGTCGAGCCGGGGAGTCTTGGGAACGGTCCGAGCGCCCGGATCGACGACCGATGGCTCCCCCTGATCGACCTGGCGCCGGTCATGGGGTTCTCAGGACCATCCCGAGAATCATGTCCTATCGTTCTTGTGGTGACCTCTGAGATGGGAGCCGTGGCGCTCCAGGTCGATGGGATTGACAGTCCTCAAGAGTTGGTCCTCAAGCCGCTTGGCTCGTTGCTGGTCGGCAACCCGGCGATCTCTGGAGCCGGACTCTCGACGGGGGGGGAGGTCATCCCCGCGCTTGATGTCGCGGGCCTGCTGCGTCTGGCTCGCGAAGGCGACGCGCCGATTGTCTTCGATCCGGAACCGGTTGGCCAACAGCCGGTCGCCCTGGTCGTAGATGACTCGCTCAGTGTTCGTCGGATTGCCTCTCGCCACCTTCGAGCCCTCGGCTTCGACCTGGAGGAGGCGTCCGACGGAGAGGAGGCGCTCGGAAAGCTGCGAACCCGCCGTTTCGACCTGGTCATGACCGATCTGGAAATGCCTCGGATGGACGGCTTTGCCTTGCTGGCCGAACTGCGACGGACCGGGGTGCTGGAGACGAGCCGGGTCATTGTGACCAGCACACTCTCCGATCCGGCCACCCGTCGCAGGGTCTTCGAGCTCGGAGCCGCCGCCTTTGTTCCCAAGCCGGTTGATCCTGAGGAGTTGGCTACTGCCGTTGGTCCTGTGATCGATCATCGAACGCTCGGCACTGTCTCGCCCGGCGTCGTCACTGAATCGCCCAACCTGACTGCCTGA
- a CDS encoding methyl-accepting chemotaxis protein, with product MVTARLGRILGIGGLVGLTSVSLGLGISAVVAGNAGLVIGVLLGALVGMAGAAILDGIAHPVGKPDGDLRLTSRFGLEAKPDRFEDLRASVSEILSALSGLNEAAGRMAEGAIEQTNAVPRTTQSVEALSDRIDRISQNAEEAADATDRTRQQASLGLEQIQGVIAGMDRLRSQVESNARKARRLGERSVEIGTIVELIGEVSNRTDMLALNATIESVRAGEHGRGFAVVAEEIRKLAERTAGATREIGTLVEAIQADTHESIRCLAEEQAEMEQEARSVKEAGSALERISRMAEDSARLVDGISHSANDQVLAARDLVSGMLRVSDVSKLILGETKQLRQEAQSLSLRLQTLQSLVEPWHPGEGAANGQARRLSNRRPGSSLRPLSIEATS from the coding sequence ATGGTCACGGCACGGTTGGGAAGAATCCTCGGCATCGGTGGGCTGGTCGGTCTGACTTCGGTCAGCCTGGGACTGGGAATCAGTGCAGTGGTCGCGGGAAACGCCGGTCTGGTGATCGGCGTCCTTCTCGGTGCGCTGGTCGGAATGGCCGGGGCCGCAATCCTCGACGGAATCGCCCATCCCGTCGGAAAACCCGACGGCGACCTCCGCCTCACTTCCCGATTCGGCCTGGAGGCAAAGCCCGACCGGTTCGAGGATCTTCGTGCTTCGGTCTCGGAAATCCTGTCGGCACTTTCCGGACTCAACGAAGCGGCCGGTCGGATGGCCGAAGGGGCCATCGAGCAGACCAATGCCGTCCCCCGTACCACGCAGAGCGTCGAGGCCCTGTCTGACCGCATCGACCGGATCTCGCAGAACGCCGAGGAAGCGGCCGACGCGACCGACCGGACACGCCAGCAAGCCAGTCTGGGCCTGGAGCAGATCCAGGGGGTCATCGCAGGCATGGACCGTCTTCGGTCTCAGGTCGAGTCGAACGCGAGGAAGGCTAGGCGGTTGGGAGAGCGATCGGTCGAGATCGGCACCATCGTCGAGTTGATTGGCGAGGTCTCGAACCGCACGGACATGCTCGCCCTCAATGCAACGATCGAGTCTGTTCGGGCCGGCGAGCACGGCCGGGGCTTTGCCGTGGTCGCCGAGGAAATTCGCAAGCTGGCCGAACGGACGGCAGGCGCGACCCGCGAGATCGGCACGCTCGTCGAGGCGATTCAGGCCGATACGCATGAAAGTATTCGTTGCCTGGCCGAGGAACAGGCCGAAATGGAACAGGAAGCCCGGAGCGTCAAAGAAGCCGGTTCGGCTCTGGAGCGGATCAGTCGGATGGCCGAAGACTCGGCCCGACTGGTTGACGGCATCTCCCACTCGGCCAACGATCAGGTGCTTGCTGCTCGTGATCTGGTTTCGGGAATGCTGCGAGTGTCGGATGTCTCGAAGCTCATTCTGGGCGAGACCAAGCAGCTGCGCCAGGAAGCCCAGAGCCTATCACTCCGATTGCAGACCTTGCAGAGCCTGGTAGAACCCTGGCATCCAGGCGAAGGGGCGGCCAATGGACAGGCCCGCCGGCTCTCGAATCGACGGCCGGGATCGTCGCTGCGACCGCTTTCGATCGAGGCGACCTCATGA
- a CDS encoding DUF190 domain-containing protein, whose protein sequence is MLPVDATLLRLYIHNDDRALGRPLYEAIVEKARSMGLAGASVFPAEVGFGSDRIVRDSLSEYTFLGAPVVVEVVDVSDRIEFFLVELAKITRPCVAMLKTLNSVRVIRDVSASQQSGAL, encoded by the coding sequence ATGCTCCCGGTCGATGCCACTTTGCTACGGCTCTACATTCACAACGACGATCGCGCCCTCGGTCGACCACTCTACGAGGCGATTGTTGAGAAGGCCCGATCGATGGGGCTGGCCGGGGCCTCGGTCTTTCCCGCCGAGGTGGGCTTCGGCTCGGATCGCATCGTGCGCGACTCGTTGAGCGAGTACACCTTCCTGGGTGCTCCGGTCGTGGTCGAGGTGGTGGATGTGTCGGATCGCATCGAGTTCTTTCTCGTGGAACTGGCAAAGATTACCCGCCCTTGCGTTGCCATGTTGAAGACCCTGAATTCGGTTCGGGTCATTCGAGACGTTTCTGCGTCGCAGCAATCAGGAGCCCTCTGA
- a CDS encoding DUF190 domain-containing protein has protein sequence MPLEGDAQRVSVYVGSSDTWHGANLAVAIVERCRALGMAGATVTRGVMGYGRNSRIHRAHVLGFSQDLPERVEIIDHPDRIATLLPILDEMVSGGLVIVEDLRVVRDHPL, from the coding sequence ATGCCCCTCGAAGGCGATGCGCAACGCGTGAGCGTTTACGTTGGAAGCTCAGACACCTGGCACGGCGCCAACCTGGCGGTCGCCATCGTCGAACGCTGCCGGGCCCTGGGAATGGCCGGGGCGACGGTCACGCGGGGGGTCATGGGCTATGGCCGGAATTCCCGAATCCACCGCGCCCACGTGCTCGGTTTCTCCCAAGATCTTCCCGAGCGGGTCGAAATCATCGACCATCCCGATCGGATCGCCACCCTGTTGCCGATTCTCGATGAAATGGTTTCCGGAGGACTGGTGATCGTCGAAGACCTGCGTGTTGTTCGAGATCACCCCCTCTGA
- a CDS encoding chemotaxis protein CheW, with product MNPGPDPSSSRALCLFSIASRPLGVDLETVVEVVASGRLVQLPLCPRQVLGLWTYRGKIVPILGLGAQQRNQTGGENETRRAFLILRTHQGLWGLTIDREGVQVEVTEPLQSADRAELPGGFMTAGEIESGGVTYAILDLERSWRGVKSEIERWYGLVLDQHHLNSPQASPAG from the coding sequence ATGAATCCCGGACCCGATCCCTCCTCCTCTCGGGCCCTTTGTCTGTTCTCCATCGCCTCCAGGCCACTGGGCGTGGACCTGGAGACGGTGGTCGAGGTGGTCGCGTCCGGTCGATTGGTCCAGCTACCCCTTTGTCCTCGACAGGTCCTCGGGCTCTGGACCTACCGGGGGAAGATCGTGCCCATCCTTGGCCTCGGTGCTCAGCAGAGGAACCAGACTGGCGGAGAAAACGAGACAAGACGAGCTTTTTTAATCCTCAGAACTCATCAGGGCCTCTGGGGATTGACGATCGATCGCGAAGGCGTGCAGGTCGAGGTCACAGAGCCCCTTCAATCAGCCGATCGCGCAGAACTCCCGGGAGGGTTTATGACCGCCGGTGAGATCGAGTCGGGGGGAGTGACCTATGCGATTCTGGATCTCGAGCGATCCTGGCGCGGAGTGAAGTCCGAGATCGAACGCTGGTACGGCCTGGTCCTTGACCAGCATCACCTGAACTCCCCGCAGGCGTCTCCTGCGGGGTAA
- a CDS encoding ATP-binding protein, with protein MTSEQVGTLALLKLGNADADLVYALDADEVFLGRDPSSDIVLRSRMVSRRHARIVRQGREYRIEDLASTGGTWLNGNRIERPARLRDGDRIRVGDCLIGFSAAPADHPADWDASEATILGERDASGTAERDLIDVRAEEKLSAILDIGRALTGTLDLQDVLDRTLETLFRIFPQAQRGFVLMRVDDEPEPRPRAMLVRGDAPPEFSFSRTVFDHVVGHGKAVLCTDVLEDARFSGSASIDDAQVRTMICVALRDHRNRPVGLLQLDTSGAGERFQREDLDLLAAVAGPVGVAIDNARLLREAGRRQRRLEFLAEVGAVLSSSLKHETMLNGLARLMVPYLADLCLIDLMAEDGTVHRIASRHAEPSRQSLADQLLQGGARREGDRSWWVPLVNEARPGAKEIDESTLHALFPNPQQRAIADRLKVRSHLGIPLAVHGRMLGVLSLIGLGAPRRYDSADRALAEEVAVRAALAIDHARIFEVARVAREEAESANQAKDRFLAVLSHELRTPLTPVLVTVSSLLESELDPRLRSLLLMVRRNIELEARLIDDLLDLTRISRGELRIERRPIDAHEVVRQSIEICKEAIAAAQLTLSVDLEAESHQIEGDSDRVQQVIWNLLQNAVRFTPSNGTITIRSSNAPVPNGKDGTSSLVIEIRDSGIGIEPDRLERIFEPFQQGKNPPQRRSPGLGLGLAISRSLAEVHGGTLMVSSNGPGHGSTFTVVLPTLGTPAILEPLLTPVPTSNPSAPLHILLVEDNRDTLSSLARALRAKGHRVLTASDCTGARLAIQKHQPDLLLSDIELPDGSGLELMRELVRSTRIPGIAMSGYGSEEDIRRSVSAGFAEHLIKPITVSRVEHAIRRSLLARDAASGPGPDPSPMGSPSSAP; from the coding sequence ATGACGTCGGAGCAGGTGGGAACCCTGGCGTTGCTCAAGCTCGGGAACGCCGACGCCGATCTCGTCTATGCGCTCGATGCTGATGAAGTCTTCCTTGGCCGCGACCCTTCCTCGGACATTGTGCTTCGGAGCCGGATGGTTTCGCGGCGACATGCCCGAATCGTCCGGCAAGGACGTGAGTACCGCATCGAGGATCTTGCCAGCACGGGGGGGACCTGGCTGAACGGCAACCGGATCGAGCGGCCGGCTCGCCTTCGCGATGGGGATCGCATTCGGGTGGGAGATTGCCTGATCGGGTTTTCGGCCGCCCCTGCCGACCACCCGGCTGACTGGGATGCGAGCGAGGCCACGATCCTCGGCGAACGCGATGCTTCGGGCACGGCCGAGCGCGATCTGATTGACGTCCGGGCCGAGGAAAAGCTCTCGGCAATCCTTGACATTGGCCGAGCCCTGACCGGGACGCTCGATCTTCAGGACGTGCTCGACCGCACCCTGGAAACCCTGTTCCGCATCTTTCCCCAGGCACAACGCGGGTTTGTGTTGATGCGCGTTGACGACGAGCCGGAGCCGAGACCCCGGGCGATGCTCGTTCGGGGCGATGCTCCTCCGGAATTTTCCTTCAGCCGAACCGTCTTCGACCATGTCGTTGGACACGGCAAAGCGGTACTCTGCACCGATGTGCTTGAGGACGCTCGGTTCTCAGGAAGTGCCAGCATTGACGACGCACAAGTCCGCACAATGATCTGCGTAGCCTTGCGCGATCATCGCAACAGGCCTGTGGGGCTCTTGCAACTCGACACGAGTGGCGCGGGCGAACGGTTCCAGCGAGAAGACCTGGATTTGCTGGCCGCTGTGGCCGGTCCGGTGGGTGTGGCGATTGACAATGCTCGCCTTCTGAGAGAAGCGGGCCGCCGACAGCGGCGTCTGGAGTTTCTCGCCGAGGTGGGAGCGGTACTTTCGTCGTCGCTGAAACACGAAACGATGCTCAACGGGCTCGCCCGGCTCATGGTTCCGTATCTTGCTGATCTCTGCCTGATCGATTTAATGGCGGAGGACGGTACGGTTCACCGCATCGCATCGAGGCACGCCGAGCCGAGCCGTCAGTCGCTCGCGGATCAGCTGCTTCAGGGGGGAGCCAGGCGCGAAGGCGACCGCTCCTGGTGGGTCCCGTTGGTGAACGAGGCCCGGCCCGGAGCCAAGGAGATCGACGAGTCAACGCTCCATGCGCTCTTTCCCAACCCTCAGCAGCGAGCGATTGCCGATCGTTTGAAAGTCCGTTCGCACCTGGGGATTCCACTGGCCGTTCACGGTCGGATGCTGGGAGTTCTTTCGTTGATCGGCCTCGGAGCCCCTCGACGATACGATTCGGCCGATCGGGCGTTGGCCGAAGAAGTCGCTGTCCGGGCCGCACTGGCGATCGACCATGCCCGGATTTTTGAGGTCGCACGCGTGGCCCGCGAAGAGGCCGAATCGGCGAACCAGGCCAAGGATCGTTTTCTTGCGGTCCTGAGCCACGAGCTAAGAACACCACTGACCCCGGTGCTGGTGACGGTCTCCTCGCTGCTCGAGAGCGAACTGGATCCGAGGCTTCGATCGTTGCTCCTGATGGTCCGTCGGAATATCGAGCTGGAAGCCCGATTGATTGACGACCTGCTGGACCTGACCCGGATTTCCCGAGGAGAACTTCGCATCGAGCGGCGACCGATCGATGCGCACGAGGTCGTTCGTCAGTCGATCGAGATCTGTAAAGAGGCCATCGCGGCCGCTCAGTTGACCCTGAGCGTCGACCTGGAGGCCGAGTCTCATCAGATTGAAGGTGATTCCGACCGGGTCCAGCAAGTTATCTGGAACCTCTTGCAAAACGCCGTCCGGTTCACCCCGTCGAATGGAACAATCACGATCCGATCTTCCAATGCTCCGGTTCCGAATGGGAAGGACGGCACCTCTTCGCTGGTGATCGAGATTCGGGACAGCGGGATCGGGATCGAACCCGATCGGCTCGAGCGGATTTTCGAACCCTTTCAGCAAGGTAAGAATCCTCCACAGCGGCGCTCACCGGGGCTCGGGTTGGGCCTCGCGATCAGTCGATCGCTGGCCGAGGTGCATGGTGGCACCTTGATGGTTTCCAGCAACGGTCCTGGTCATGGATCGACATTCACGGTCGTGTTGCCCACGCTCGGCACTCCAGCAATCCTCGAACCGTTGTTGACCCCCGTCCCAACCTCCAATCCGTCCGCCCCGCTCCATATCCTTCTCGTGGAAGACAATCGAGACACGCTCAGCTCACTGGCCCGAGCGCTCCGAGCCAAGGGCCACCGCGTGCTGACCGCTTCGGACTGTACCGGGGCTCGGCTTGCGATTCAGAAACATCAGCCAGACCTCTTACTCAGCGACATCGAACTGCCCGATGGTTCCGGCCTTGAACTGATGCGCGAGCTTGTTCGATCAACGCGCATTCCCGGCATTGCCATGAGCGGTTACGGCAGTGAAGAGGATATTCGGAGAAGCGTTTCGGCGGGATTCGCCGAACATTTGATTAAACCGATCACGGTGTCCAGAGTCGAGCATGCGATCCGTCGCTCGCTCCTGGCACGTGATGCCGCATCCGGGCCCGGGCCAGACCCTTCTCCAATGGGTTCGCCGTCCTCGGCTCCGTGA
- the crcB gene encoding fluoride efflux transporter CrcB, protein MEKLIQVGLLSLGGACGVNMRFWFGLWISRWSGHQFPWATLLINLTGSFAIGFLTVILARWLPHPNHRIMLITGFIGGYTTYSSFALESLMLWERGERLQGVLYVGSTVLAGFLAVILGVALARGLTVSAPERAARSDPLPPNNAVGTDQAPVEIEDDARKTS, encoded by the coding sequence GTGGAGAAGCTGATTCAGGTTGGGCTCTTGTCTCTGGGAGGTGCCTGCGGGGTCAACATGCGGTTCTGGTTCGGTCTCTGGATCTCGAGATGGTCTGGGCATCAGTTCCCCTGGGCTACGTTGCTTATCAACCTGACCGGGTCGTTTGCTATCGGCTTTCTCACGGTTATTCTCGCTCGTTGGCTGCCTCATCCAAATCATAGGATTATGCTCATAACAGGATTTATCGGAGGCTACACGACCTATTCCTCCTTCGCTTTGGAGTCGCTGATGCTCTGGGAACGAGGAGAACGACTGCAAGGGGTCCTGTACGTTGGCTCCACGGTGCTTGCCGGTTTTCTTGCCGTGATTCTGGGAGTGGCCCTGGCTCGCGGGTTGACCGTCTCGGCTCCGGAACGGGCCGCGCGAAGCGATCCACTTCCACCGAACAACGCTGTAGGAACGGACCAAGCCCCTGTTGAGATCGAAGACGATGCGAGGAAGACGTCGTGA
- a CDS encoding P1 family peptidase, with protein sequence MNAISGSVLGLLAMVLPLIPMDFPDEARPRARDMGLRPGVFPTGPHNAITDVSGVLVGQVTLVEGDDVRTGVTAVLPHGGNLFAEKVPGAVFVGNAFGKLAGSTQVEELGTIETPIVLTNTLSVGTAVEAVVRDTIRHPDNVSVRSVNALVGETNDGGLNDIRTSHITIDHVQRALREATDGPVQEGSVGAGTGCECFGWKGGIGTSSRVLPDPFGGWRLGVLVQANYGGVLSIGGVPVGQRLGRHPFQEPEAEQGGRSGSSADGSCMIIVATDAPLDARDLKRLAARAVFGLARTGSSFSHGSGDYAIAFSTAPALRVRPGDREVQVREVLPSEGLSPLFQAVLEATEEAVYNALLQATTTTGRNGRTVEAIPIEPLRALLREHHVLDEQP encoded by the coding sequence ATGAACGCAATTTCGGGGTCCGTGCTGGGTTTGCTTGCGATGGTTTTGCCCTTGATACCGATGGATTTTCCCGATGAGGCGCGGCCGAGGGCCCGAGACATGGGCCTTCGTCCTGGTGTCTTCCCGACCGGTCCTCACAATGCCATCACCGACGTCTCAGGCGTTCTTGTGGGTCAGGTGACACTCGTTGAGGGAGACGACGTTCGCACAGGAGTGACTGCTGTCTTGCCGCATGGAGGGAATCTGTTCGCAGAGAAAGTACCCGGTGCCGTCTTTGTCGGTAACGCATTCGGTAAGCTGGCAGGATCGACTCAGGTCGAAGAGCTGGGCACGATCGAAACCCCGATCGTTCTGACCAATACGCTCTCAGTGGGTACAGCCGTCGAGGCGGTGGTGCGTGACACGATCCGACACCCGGACAACGTCTCGGTCCGATCAGTGAATGCGCTGGTCGGCGAAACCAACGACGGCGGATTGAACGACATCCGAACCAGCCACATCACCATCGACCATGTGCAGCGCGCCCTTCGGGAGGCAACCGATGGACCTGTGCAAGAGGGGAGCGTCGGGGCCGGAACCGGTTGCGAGTGCTTCGGCTGGAAAGGGGGGATCGGCACCTCGTCTCGCGTGTTGCCCGATCCGTTCGGGGGCTGGCGGCTTGGTGTACTCGTTCAGGCGAATTACGGCGGCGTCCTGTCGATCGGCGGGGTGCCGGTGGGCCAGCGGCTTGGTCGTCACCCGTTCCAGGAACCCGAAGCAGAGCAGGGGGGGCGATCCGGCTCCTCGGCAGATGGCTCTTGCATGATCATTGTGGCGACCGATGCGCCGCTCGACGCCCGCGATCTGAAACGGCTGGCTGCTCGGGCCGTGTTCGGTCTGGCCCGAACCGGGTCGTCGTTTAGTCACGGCAGCGGCGACTATGCCATTGCCTTCTCAACCGCTCCTGCACTCCGTGTGAGACCCGGCGATCGGGAGGTGCAGGTTCGTGAGGTGCTCCCCTCCGAGGGACTCTCTCCGCTTTTTCAAGCCGTGCTTGAAGCGACTGAGGAGGCCGTTTACAACGCCTTGCTCCAGGCGACCACCACGACCGGCCGGAATGGTCGAACGGTCGAGGCGATTCCGATTGAACCGCTTCGGGCTCTTTTGCGCGAACACCACGTGCTTGACGAACAGCCCTGA